The genomic stretch GGAATTAAACAGCCAGACCATTTACAGTTATATCACTCAGCATATGAAAGAAAATGAAGACGCAGCCCATATACTTCATTATATTCAGCTAATTGATATCTCCTGGAAAGTCTTTATTAATTATGCAAATAAGATCAGCCGCAAGCATAATGTTAATCTCTCCTTTGAAATTGGGGATAGAGATTACCATATACTAAATCAGATGGTCCTGACTTCTTTGATGTATACGGTAGAATATCTGAACAGGGATTCTCAGAATCAATATACGAATTACGGAAAGATTACATTAGACGAGCATGAAGGAATTATAGCAATTAATGGGTCTGTAAACTGTAATTGTAATCAGGTCTGTTATTCCGTGGAAAGTGAAGTAGATGTTTATATGAATGACTATGTTAAGCTTGTCGGTGCCACTCTGAAGAAATACACAGATAATGGGAAAGCCTTTATCCTTTTTACCATACCTATAAGCGGGCTGAATACATTAGACCGTAATATCCTAAGGACATCACCTTAATCTCCTTAACAGAATAAAAGTAAATGAAAGCTTTCCTTAGCAAAGCTTTCAGGACTCAGGCCTTCTGTATAAAATAAACAAAGGGCAAGACCGTTATTATCTGGTTCCTGCCCCTTATCTGAATTATATCCACACATATTCCCTATGAAATTCATTTATCTGGTCCAGGTATAATAACTTCTCTTTTCTGTCCACATTAAAAAGCCCTGGAATCACTTCAAAATCAAGCTTTGCATTGCGTGTACCAAATTTCACCAAATCGCTTTGTCTTAATAAGCTATTATATAAATCCATAGACAGCTTATACCGGGAATCCAGCTGCTGTTCAATTGCATATTTACGCTGAATCCGCTGTCCTTCTTCTGTTACCACACCACTGTAGAATTCTGAACAGCACCCTGAGCCATAAGAAAAGCACCCGATCCGTTTTGGTGTAGGGAAGTCACCACAATCTATGATACCAAGGAGTGATAAAAATATGGTCGCTCCCATAACATTCCCTACTCTCTGGCAATATTTCATTCCTGGCATTACCCTTTCTTTAAAATCCTTTTCAATCTCTGCCGGACTGTATCGTAACAGTTTACGCATCATACTGCGATGGGCACCCTTCACCATACCTCCAAAGGGTGTATGATAAGCAAGATAATCAAAGGTATCCTTATAGCTAACCCCCTCTACTCTCTTCTGATACTCAAGAAAGGATTGCTCGCAGCAATCCAAATAGGATAATAGAGATAAATCCGAGTTCCCAGCTTCGCTGTCGGGGATGGGGCGGCAGGTATCCATAACTTCAAAGCCATAATACCCGTTAGCGCCGGCATCTATTTGAAAAACATAAGGTTTTTCACTTACTAATATTGCTGCTGCCCCTGCTCCGGAACTGGGTTCTGCAAAGGACCAGTCAGCTGTTAGTGCTTCCCCTCCGTCCACTGCCATAAAGCGGGTGATGTCCGTAGCGATTACTAACGCCTTTGCACCCTTTGAACTTCCTGATAATATGAAATTTATAGCCATCTGAAAGCCTGCTGTTCCGGAATAACAGGCATTTTTTAGCTCAAACAGGCGGCAATTTCTGTTCAATCCCAGATAATGGTGGATATAGGTACTGATGGATTTACCAAAGTCGATACCCGATTCCGTACAGGTAATGACCATTTCAATTCGATTTCTCTCGTCTTCACTTAAGGCATCCACGATGGGTTTCGCTGCATTAACACCATAGGTAATCGGATCCTCATAGGGTAATACCACAGTTTTTTCTTCCATCAGCAGGTTTTCAAATCTGGTTGTATCCAGCTTGCGGTATTCGGCTAATTCCTTGACATTAAGATAAGCAAGTCCGCTATAAAAATTTATTGCTTCTATTCCGACACTTGTCATTTTACCCTCTATTCTTGCGCACGCTCTTTGCGCATACCAAGTTTGTGGTGCGCAAGCACAAACTTGCAGTTGAAAAATTTATTTTTCAACCCAACTCCTTTCGTGAATATCAAATCTTTGATTTAATATTCCTGAATTCATAGTTGAAAAACTGCTTTCTATTTTTCAACTAACCCCCTTCTGTGTACTTTAGACATATAAAATCAGGACGTTGAAAAAACTGCTTTTATTTTTTCAATAACCCCCTTCGTAAATTTCAAAATCCGTCCTTTGATATTTCTTTCAATTGCTACATTTTTCTTGCTACTTTTTTCATTTTCATCTGCCTTCTCTGTCGGCTGTTTTCCGTGGTGCTGAAACTCTGCCACTTATACTAATTCTCCCAGGGGAACTTACCCCTTGTGGCAAATTGATAGATCCATTCAAGGTTTTGAGGCTCCAGAAACATCTTACGATTGGCCTCGATGGCAGAGGTTTTATCGGCAGAAAGCTTGTTATACAATTGATTCATATATCTCTTATATTCTGCAATTCCAGACTTTGGCAACCGTTCTAGCCGCAGTAAATGCCTGCGCAGGATTGAATCACTCTTTTCTTCATAAGCATCTACTAACCCCCATTCAAAAGCTTTGGAAACAGAAACCGGTTGTGTCATGATAGTAAGATAATGTGCCTTCTGAAAACCGATACGCCGGATCAAAAAAGGTAACACACAAGCAGGAAAGAGGCCGAATAACAGCTCTGACAAACTAAATTCCGCAGTAGCATCCGCCAAAACGATATCACTGGCTGCAACAAAACCAATGCCACCGGCATTCACCTTTCCTTTTACATGCGCTATTGTAATATAAGGGCCAGTTGCCAGCTTAACCCATACTTCATACAATTTTTCTGAATTGTTCCTGCCAGTACTGTCTTCCCCTTCAGAAGAAATCTCAGCAAAATCTGCTCCCAGGCAGAATACCTGAGGCAACCCCTCCAGAACAATAATATTTACCCGGTCTTCACACTGTGTCAGTACTTCATATAATTCCTCCACCATCAGCGTGTTTATGGTATTCTTTGCATCAGGCCTGTATATCTGGATAAAACAGCGCTTATCATTCCATTGCACTCTGAGTGTCTGATATTTCATATATTCCTCCTGCAAGGGTATTCTGTAATACTTCTTCAATCGTTTTTACTGCTTTCTTAATACCTTCCTGGTCAATTTGCCTTAATTCTTTGCCAATCCTGGCACTGTTATCAATGATCACTTTGTTACTCATGGCTTCTTTAATCGCTGAGGCTAATTTTTTACTTGTTAATTGGGAACGGCTCACTGCCTTTGGTATTAAATGCTTCTTGTATAATAAAGCTCCCTGATAATAGTGATCCAGCATATGAGGGATCAAAACCTGAGGTACCCCGGCCCAGGCCGCTGTATATACTGTACCGGCTCCCCCATGATGGACTACGGCAGCTACTTTGGGGAACAGCTTATAATGGGGCACATATCCAATCATATACGTGTTCTTCCTGTCAACGTTTGTACAAAGCTCTGCCCAGCCTTTTGAAATAATTGCCCTTACGCCTAAGGTATTGATGGTTTCTTCAATTATCCTGCTGGTTTCCTTGGGATTTGAATCTGTCATACTGCCAAAACCTATGTATACCGGCGGAGGACCACTTTCCAGAAATTCAATTAATCCCGGCTCCAGTTCTTCTTCTATTATTTCCGGTACATGCCACAGCCCGGTCTGGATATAATCAAAACTGTAGTCCGGTACTTTATCCAATACTTCATTCACTGCAATAATACAGGTTTTAAAGCTTCCGATAATATGATCATAAAGATCCTTGATAGGCTTTAGTCCAAGGTTATCCCTCTGTTTATTTATAATACCCACCAGGGATAAATTGATAAAGGAGTTTACAATATTCCATAACAGCTTATTTACCCATTTAGGTAAATTCTGCCAGGGTATTACTGTAGGCGGATAGTTTGAGGAAGGCATAAACTGTGTCACCAGATTAAGGAAAACAAAGGGAATCCCATATTTTTCTGCAATCGAAGGTACCGCAAAAGGTTCGCCACTTCCAACGATAAGATCCATGCCCTTTATGCTGTTTTCTAATTCAAACTGTCCGCCGATAATATCGTGCAGAGTTTTCTTAACCGCTTTTAGCAGGCGGACAGGATGTCCCATATATCCGTTTAAATTACCGATGAGTCCATTAATGTCACAGCCAGAGGAGCAGAAATTTAAACCATAGCCGGTAATCCAGGCCTTTTCATTTGGGGGAGCACACAGGATTACTTCGTGACCGGCATTTTGCAGCTCAATTGCCAGAGCTAGTAAGGGGCGTACCTCACCGTGTGTACCCACAACTGTGATTGCTATTTTTCCCATAAAAATCTCCTTCTTTCTATCTTTTTAATTTTTACTTCGTGCATAGCCAAAGCTTATTATGTCCTCCAAAAAGCTCCTCTTTGTTTATTCTTCATTATCATTATTCTAGCTTTGTATTTCCGTCTCTTCAAAATCCCGAACCAGATAAGGAAATTCAGTACAGTAATACTGACTGCTTAAATCTTTATTATTTACAATAATCACATCCAGCCCCGCCTGCTTTGCCGCCAAAGAACCATTAAAAGAGTCTTCAATAACAATGGCTTCCCAAGGCTGTATATTTGCCAGTTGTAATGCTTTCAGATAAATTTCCGGTGACGGTTTTGCTTTATCAACGTCATCTCCGGTTACAATAAAATGAAACTCCTCATATAATCCCAGTTTATGAAGTGCTAAGGTGACACCTTCTCTGGAGGAGGAAGTAGCTACAGACAATATCTTTCCCTTATTTCTTAAAAGTCTGATAAAAGCTATTGCTCCTTCATAAGCCTCTAATTTCTGGGTAATTAATTTTCTCACCAGCTTTTGCTTCCTGTCTGTGAATTCCTCTATTTCTTTTTCAGAATAAGAGATGGTCTTTGACTGGAAGAAATCCTTAAATACTTCCTTGGTCTTCCTGCCCATATAGGCTTCATAATGAAAATCAAATATTCCCAAGGGTTGCAGGACCTCTTCAAAAGCAGCGCGGTGCAGCCGGTTTGTATCGGCTATGGTTCCATCGAAATCAAAGATTACATATTTTTTATTATCCCACTTTAATTTCATAAGTTAATTCCTTAAAAAACCGGTTGTAGTAGATATCTTTTATGGTTGCAACGGTACTTACGGCATCATGCTTGCCCAAATCCGTAGGGGATTCATAGTTGCCATAAACAATATTAATCGGTAATTTTTCCAGCTTCGGAAAATCATTCTCCACATAGCGAATTTCCTCTTTTGTATCGGAGCGGGAGGTATTTACCAGTGCTACATGGATAAAATCAGAAAGAGGCAGTTTTAGTTTGGCGTTTCTGGTCAAATATCGATAAGCACTGGTCAGGAATTCACTGGCGGTATAATCAGGCGTTTCATAATCCTCGCCGATATTACAGATAAATACCTTCAGTGCCTTGGTATTGGAATAGATTGCTTCTGGTATTCCCATTGTCATATAGCTTGGGAAGAGGGAAGAATGTTGCGTTCCTGGTGCATAAATAATAATGTCGGCATTGTTAATTGTCTGTATTGCTTCAGGTGTTCCATATACATAGCTTTGTATCCGGGAAAGATAATCCATCTTTTCTCTGGTTGTCGTAAATTTACTTTCTATCAGTTCTTTGTCCAGGTACTCATCAATCAGAAAGATATCCTTGATTCTGTCACTGGAGCGAAGCTCCACAATTTCCGCTTCATCATAGCAGATAATACCATTTTCCCTGATGCCTACCAATTTCTTATTTTCCAGATTCGTTGGTACAACATCACCACGTACATGCAGAAGCAGATTAAACAGATTAATGGTTTTATTAAAGTCTTTATCGAGAATCTCATAAGCACCTGCATACAAGCAGTTGGATAACGAACAATCGGAAAAGTTAAATTCCCTTCCCTGTACCTTCTCATATATCTCAAGGGAGGTCAAAAACTGACTTAACAGCTTTTTGATCAGACACTCAAGATTACTGTCATTAATCATAATATTGTCTATTCTGTTACTATTCCCGTCTACAAAAGAACTTAAGATATGGACGCATTGTTCATGCTCGATATCTTCCGGAAAACGGTACTTGAATATTTCCGACCAGATTTTATAATTCTCAAAATTGGGAGACATAAGGTTCTCTTGATTCTTTCTAATATCGGAAGGACCCAGCATATTAAAAAAATCACGGATCTCACCAGTGGATTTCCCGTCATCATATGCGTTAACAATCAGTGATAACCTTAAGGTTTCGTCCTTTACCAATTCCTTGACTAATGTGTTAGATCCTCTGCCGCCTGAAAATACCGCTACCTTTAACATAATAATCCTCCTTTAAATTGTGAATTGCATTGTAAAAAGCTGTTAATATCATTTTGGCTATAGGTGACTTCCTCGATAATGCTCCATAAGTGTTCATATTGAATCCCCTCAAAGGGATTATCCGGAGTAAGAGGTGCAGTAATTAAAAAATGACCGCTTAATTCCAATCCCCCCACCATGGATTCTATTGCACTGGATACTTCCTTTCTTCTGGGTACAAAGAATATTTTATCCTCCCAGAAAAGAAGCGAAAACAGAGGGGTTTCGCTTAACATTCCGTCTTTATCAGTAGTTGTCAGGGTTTCTGAACTGGTAAGTGCCTTTATTAAGTCAAATAGCAGCTTACATCGTTCCTTTGGCTTACCGGTAATAAGCAGGTTTCCTCCCGGATAGTCCGGGATAGTCCCTAAATTATTGTCCATAAGCTCATAGGGTAAGCTTTCAAGATGAAAGGGCTCAAACAGTACCTGGGTATGAAAATGATTTAAGGTGGCTGCGGTACCAACGAGATTCAGAAAAGCCCGAAAGCCATGGAGTTCCACCAAACGGGTCACTTCATAGATTTCCTCATAAGCTAATTCATTTTGTGGGTGATATTCTCTGGAACATAAAATACTGTGATATCTGGTTACCGGCCTGTTGTTTGCCAGCAATACCAAATTGTCAAATTCATATAAGCAATCCTTCCTGTTCCAGATTTCAGTACCTAACGGAAGCTGATGATTTTTTTCTCCCTGAAACCTCTTTGCCCTTTCCGGTGCATACTCAAGCGTTAGAGGAAAGCTTTCCCTGTGTAAGATAATTTCTTTGTTCTCCTTTGGGTAATAGTGTATTAATCCCTCTTTCCATAACTTATCCCAGTTATCCTTGACCGCTTCAACAGGCATAACCCACCTCCTTACAGTTGTTACAATTATTAATGCTCCTTTATTTCTCAGAAATTCAGGAATTGTGTTACTTATACTTTTCAAGAAACACAAGGATTGCATTGCTTACGAGCTCATGATGGGTAAGATGTATAAAATGGCCTCCATCTGCAATCTCGATGTATTGAGAATCTCTTACTTTTGAATGAATAAGCCTGGATTCCTCCGTCTCTACTACCGTATCTACCGCACCTACGATTACCAGCGTGGGTACTGTTATCTGTTCCAGCACCTCCCTGGTGGTCATTTTTATTTTCATTAATTCAAGATACTTTAATAATACCGGGCTATTGGTCGATTGGCTGTGCTTATATAAATCAAAATAGTAATCAATATTTTGAATTACATCAGAGGATATTGCATTTTGCTTAACGGCTTCAAAATCTTTCGAAACAGCTTCCGTAAAAGAGAATACCTGCGCTACTCCTTCGAACTTGGTAGCGGTAATGCTGCCAATAAGGGTCAAAGTCTTAACCCGGGCGGGATACTTAAGCGCGATGTTCTGTGCTATGATTCCACCGTAAGAACCTCCCACTACATGTAACTGCTGACGGATCTCCAATTTTTCAAGGACTTTTATAAGGATCTCGCTGATACCTTTGAAGGAAAGATCATCAATTCCGTCACTTCTGCCATGGCCTGGCAGGTTAATTCCTATGACCTGATACTTGGAGGATAATTCTATAAATTGATAGGAACT from Anaerocolumna sp. AGMB13020 encodes the following:
- a CDS encoding hydroxymethylglutaryl-CoA synthase family protein, which encodes MTSVGIEAINFYSGLAYLNVKELAEYRKLDTTRFENLLMEEKTVVLPYEDPITYGVNAAKPIVDALSEDERNRIEMVITCTESGIDFGKSISTYIHHYLGLNRNCRLFELKNACYSGTAGFQMAINFILSGSSKGAKALVIATDITRFMAVDGGEALTADWSFAEPSSGAGAAAILVSEKPYVFQIDAGANGYYGFEVMDTCRPIPDSEAGNSDLSLLSYLDCCEQSFLEYQKRVEGVSYKDTFDYLAYHTPFGGMVKGAHRSMMRKLLRYSPAEIEKDFKERVMPGMKYCQRVGNVMGATIFLSLLGIIDCGDFPTPKRIGCFSYGSGCCSEFYSGVVTEEGQRIQRKYAIEQQLDSRYKLSMDLYNSLLRQSDLVKFGTRNAKLDFEVIPGLFNVDRKEKLLYLDQINEFHREYVWI
- a CDS encoding enoyl-CoA hydratase/isomerase; the protein is MKYQTLRVQWNDKRCFIQIYRPDAKNTINTLMVEELYEVLTQCEDRVNIIVLEGLPQVFCLGADFAEISSEGEDSTGRNNSEKLYEVWVKLATGPYITIAHVKGKVNAGGIGFVAASDIVLADATAEFSLSELLFGLFPACVLPFLIRRIGFQKAHYLTIMTQPVSVSKAFEWGLVDAYEEKSDSILRRHLLRLERLPKSGIAEYKRYMNQLYNKLSADKTSAIEANRKMFLEPQNLEWIYQFATRGKFPWEN
- a CDS encoding glycosyltransferase; this encodes MGKIAITVVGTHGEVRPLLALAIELQNAGHEVILCAPPNEKAWITGYGLNFCSSGCDINGLIGNLNGYMGHPVRLLKAVKKTLHDIIGGQFELENSIKGMDLIVGSGEPFAVPSIAEKYGIPFVFLNLVTQFMPSSNYPPTVIPWQNLPKWVNKLLWNIVNSFINLSLVGIINKQRDNLGLKPIKDLYDHIIGSFKTCIIAVNEVLDKVPDYSFDYIQTGLWHVPEIIEEELEPGLIEFLESGPPPVYIGFGSMTDSNPKETSRIIEETINTLGVRAIISKGWAELCTNVDRKNTYMIGYVPHYKLFPKVAAVVHHGGAGTVYTAAWAGVPQVLIPHMLDHYYQGALLYKKHLIPKAVSRSQLTSKKLASAIKEAMSNKVIIDNSARIGKELRQIDQEGIKKAVKTIEEVLQNTLAGGIYEISDTQSAME
- a CDS encoding HAD family hydrolase, with the translated sequence MKLKWDNKKYVIFDFDGTIADTNRLHRAAFEEVLQPLGIFDFHYEAYMGRKTKEVFKDFFQSKTISYSEKEIEEFTDRKQKLVRKLITQKLEAYEGAIAFIRLLRNKGKILSVATSSSREGVTLALHKLGLYEEFHFIVTGDDVDKAKPSPEIYLKALQLANIQPWEAIVIEDSFNGSLAAKQAGLDVIIVNNKDLSSQYYCTEFPYLVRDFEETEIQS
- a CDS encoding 2-phospho-L-lactate transferase CofD family protein; translation: MLKVAVFSGGRGSNTLVKELVKDETLRLSLIVNAYDDGKSTGEIRDFFNMLGPSDIRKNQENLMSPNFENYKIWSEIFKYRFPEDIEHEQCVHILSSFVDGNSNRIDNIMINDSNLECLIKKLLSQFLTSLEIYEKVQGREFNFSDCSLSNCLYAGAYEILDKDFNKTINLFNLLLHVRGDVVPTNLENKKLVGIRENGIICYDEAEIVELRSSDRIKDIFLIDEYLDKELIESKFTTTREKMDYLSRIQSYVYGTPEAIQTINNADIIIYAPGTQHSSLFPSYMTMGIPEAIYSNTKALKVFICNIGEDYETPDYTASEFLTSAYRYLTRNAKLKLPLSDFIHVALVNTSRSDTKEEIRYVENDFPKLEKLPINIVYGNYESPTDLGKHDAVSTVATIKDIYYNRFFKELTYEIKVG